In one window of Pseudoliparis swirei isolate HS2019 ecotype Mariana Trench chromosome 15, NWPU_hadal_v1, whole genome shotgun sequence DNA:
- the LOC130205337 gene encoding putative cytochrome P450 120 isoform X3, whose translation MAKLPGSAGVPVLGDKSLEFYRDPVIFCRQRVEKHRGRVFQCRVLNRPTVFVCSVQGMREMLCEKSNMFLKDPTDLMTNMYGDTLVTTNGEEACLLRLSLTSLFTGSCLKTSHDYITSVCERCLKDLSLSGRPQCVYSAFKRLGTELVLGLFLNVRAEEQPELFQEIMQLCTQHWHGLISAPVNVKVPLWSSGFSSALEARDRLMDIIKDKLENDTQGFVGSLGSLPLPDSSSASQHLLLFISALIPKALASLLTSFTLALSGDKQTRQRAMEDPEYFRAVLLEVQRLWPPFIGGRRIAAQDSTLAGFHVPKDYGVIYISHSVHRDPEVFPQPDSFLPERWSGSWKQTLELAS comes from the exons ATGGCTAAACTACCAGGAAGTGCCGGTGTGCCGGTGCTCGGGGACAAGTCGCTGGAGTTTTACCGGGACCCGGTGATATTCTGCCGGCAAAGGGTCGAGAAGCACCGGGGCAGAGTGTTTCAGTGCCGCGTGCTGAATAGACCGACCGTCTTCGTCTGCTCTGTGCAGGGGATGAGAGAGATGCTGTGCG AGAAGTCCAACATGTTTCTGAAGGATCCAACTGACCTGATGACCAACATGTATGGCGACACCCTTGTTACCACTAATG GTGAAGAGGCGTGTCTTCTCCGTCTGTCCCTCACCAGCCTGTTCACAGGAAGTTGTTTGAAAACATCCCATGATTACATCACCAG TGTATGTGAGCGCTGTCTGAAGGACCTCTCTCTCAG tggccGGCCACAGTGTGTGTACTCTGCCTTCAAGCGTTTGGGGACAGAGTTGGTGTTGGGCCTTTTTCTGAACGTACGAGCAGAAGAGCAACCTGAGCTTTTCCAGGAAATCATGCAGCTCTGCACCCAGCACTGGCATG GTCTGATCTCTGCGCCGGTCAATGTGAAAGTTCCTCTGTGGTCGTCGGGTTTCTCCAGCGCTCTGGAAGCCAGAGACCGACTGATGGAcatcatcaaagacaaactggaGAATGACACACAGGG CTTTGTCGGCTCCCTCGGTTCTCTGCCGCTGCCCGACTCCAGTTCCGCCTCCCAGCATCTCCTGCTGTTCATCTCAGCGCTGATCCCCAAGGCGCTGGCGTCGCTGCTCACCTCCTTCACACTGGCGCTCAGTGGAGACAAGCAG ACCCGCCAGCGAGCGATGGAAGACCCTGAATACTTTCGCGCAGTACTGCTGGAGGTGCAGAGACTTTGGCCTCCTTTCATTGGTGGACGCAGAATCGCTGCTCAG gactcCACGCTCGCAGGGTTTCATGTCCCAAAGGATTATGGTGTGATCTATATCAGCCATTCTGTCCACCGCGACCCGGAGGTGTTCCCGCAGCCAGACAGCTTCCTGCCAGAGAGGTGGAGCGGCAG TTGGAAGCAAACGTTAGAGCTGGCGAGTTAA
- the LOC130205337 gene encoding putative cytochrome P450 120 isoform X1, producing MAKLPGSAGVPVLGDKSLEFYRDPVIFCRQRVEKHRGRVFQCRVLNRPTVFVCSVQGMREMLCEKSNMFLKDPTDLMTNMYGDTLVTTNGEEACLLRLSLTSLFTGSCLKTSHDYITSVCERCLKDLSLSGRPQCVYSAFKRLGTELVLGLFLNVRAEEQPELFQEIMQLCTQHWHGLISAPVNVKVPLWSSGFSSALEARDRLMDIIKDKLENDTQGFVGSLGSLPLPDSSSASQHLLLFISALIPKALASLLTSFTLALSGDKQTRQRAMEDPEYFRAVLLEVQRLWPPFIGGRRIAAQDSTLAGFHVPKDYGVIYISHSVHRDPEVFPQPDSFLPERWSGRNAGQEHFLCSFGNGPRSCIGLKLNDVFLKEACMYLLKNYDWCLDPPSQDLEYKWLPVSRPANPPSVSFTRLGHTGRDGSDTARDAQNV from the exons ATGGCTAAACTACCAGGAAGTGCCGGTGTGCCGGTGCTCGGGGACAAGTCGCTGGAGTTTTACCGGGACCCGGTGATATTCTGCCGGCAAAGGGTCGAGAAGCACCGGGGCAGAGTGTTTCAGTGCCGCGTGCTGAATAGACCGACCGTCTTCGTCTGCTCTGTGCAGGGGATGAGAGAGATGCTGTGCG AGAAGTCCAACATGTTTCTGAAGGATCCAACTGACCTGATGACCAACATGTATGGCGACACCCTTGTTACCACTAATG GTGAAGAGGCGTGTCTTCTCCGTCTGTCCCTCACCAGCCTGTTCACAGGAAGTTGTTTGAAAACATCCCATGATTACATCACCAG TGTATGTGAGCGCTGTCTGAAGGACCTCTCTCTCAG tggccGGCCACAGTGTGTGTACTCTGCCTTCAAGCGTTTGGGGACAGAGTTGGTGTTGGGCCTTTTTCTGAACGTACGAGCAGAAGAGCAACCTGAGCTTTTCCAGGAAATCATGCAGCTCTGCACCCAGCACTGGCATG GTCTGATCTCTGCGCCGGTCAATGTGAAAGTTCCTCTGTGGTCGTCGGGTTTCTCCAGCGCTCTGGAAGCCAGAGACCGACTGATGGAcatcatcaaagacaaactggaGAATGACACACAGGG CTTTGTCGGCTCCCTCGGTTCTCTGCCGCTGCCCGACTCCAGTTCCGCCTCCCAGCATCTCCTGCTGTTCATCTCAGCGCTGATCCCCAAGGCGCTGGCGTCGCTGCTCACCTCCTTCACACTGGCGCTCAGTGGAGACAAGCAG ACCCGCCAGCGAGCGATGGAAGACCCTGAATACTTTCGCGCAGTACTGCTGGAGGTGCAGAGACTTTGGCCTCCTTTCATTGGTGGACGCAGAATCGCTGCTCAG gactcCACGCTCGCAGGGTTTCATGTCCCAAAGGATTATGGTGTGATCTATATCAGCCATTCTGTCCACCGCGACCCGGAGGTGTTCCCGCAGCCAGACAGCTTCCTGCCAGAGAGGTGGAGCGGCAG GAATGCAGGCCAGGAGCACTTCCTGTGTTCCTTCGGCAATGGGCCCAGAAGCTGCATTGGACTTAAACTTAACGACGTCTTCCTCAAG GAAGCGTGCATGTACCTGTTAAAGAACTACGACTGGTGTTTGGACCCTCCGTCACAGGACCTTGAGTACAAATGGCTGCCTGTGTCTCGCCCGGCCAACCCGCCCTCCGTCTCCTTCACCCGACTCGGTCACACCGGACGTGACGGGAGCGACACGGCTAGGGATGCACAGAACGTTTAG
- the LOC130205337 gene encoding cytochrome P450 26B1-like isoform X2 has protein sequence MAKLPGSAGVPVLGDKSLEFYRDPVIFCRQRVEKHRGRVFQCRVLNRPTVFVCSVQGMREMLCEKSNMFLKDPTDLMTNMYGDTLVTTNGEEACLLRLSLTSLFTGSCLKTSHDYITSVCERCLKDLSLSGRPQCVYSAFKRLGTELVLGLFLNVRAEEQPELFQEIMQLCTQHWHGLISAPVNVKVPLWSSGFSSALEARDRLMDIIKDKLENDTQGFVGSLGSLPLPDSSSASQHLLLFISALIPKALASLLTSFTLALSGDKQTRQRAMEDPEYFRAVLLEVQRLWPPFIGGRRIAAQDSTLAGFHVPKDYGVIYISHSVHRDPEVFPQPDSFLPERWSGRNAGQEHFLCSFGNGPRSCIGLKLNDVFLKDGEKKEVMSVPRRHV, from the exons ATGGCTAAACTACCAGGAAGTGCCGGTGTGCCGGTGCTCGGGGACAAGTCGCTGGAGTTTTACCGGGACCCGGTGATATTCTGCCGGCAAAGGGTCGAGAAGCACCGGGGCAGAGTGTTTCAGTGCCGCGTGCTGAATAGACCGACCGTCTTCGTCTGCTCTGTGCAGGGGATGAGAGAGATGCTGTGCG AGAAGTCCAACATGTTTCTGAAGGATCCAACTGACCTGATGACCAACATGTATGGCGACACCCTTGTTACCACTAATG GTGAAGAGGCGTGTCTTCTCCGTCTGTCCCTCACCAGCCTGTTCACAGGAAGTTGTTTGAAAACATCCCATGATTACATCACCAG TGTATGTGAGCGCTGTCTGAAGGACCTCTCTCTCAG tggccGGCCACAGTGTGTGTACTCTGCCTTCAAGCGTTTGGGGACAGAGTTGGTGTTGGGCCTTTTTCTGAACGTACGAGCAGAAGAGCAACCTGAGCTTTTCCAGGAAATCATGCAGCTCTGCACCCAGCACTGGCATG GTCTGATCTCTGCGCCGGTCAATGTGAAAGTTCCTCTGTGGTCGTCGGGTTTCTCCAGCGCTCTGGAAGCCAGAGACCGACTGATGGAcatcatcaaagacaaactggaGAATGACACACAGGG CTTTGTCGGCTCCCTCGGTTCTCTGCCGCTGCCCGACTCCAGTTCCGCCTCCCAGCATCTCCTGCTGTTCATCTCAGCGCTGATCCCCAAGGCGCTGGCGTCGCTGCTCACCTCCTTCACACTGGCGCTCAGTGGAGACAAGCAG ACCCGCCAGCGAGCGATGGAAGACCCTGAATACTTTCGCGCAGTACTGCTGGAGGTGCAGAGACTTTGGCCTCCTTTCATTGGTGGACGCAGAATCGCTGCTCAG gactcCACGCTCGCAGGGTTTCATGTCCCAAAGGATTATGGTGTGATCTATATCAGCCATTCTGTCCACCGCGACCCGGAGGTGTTCCCGCAGCCAGACAGCTTCCTGCCAGAGAGGTGGAGCGGCAG GAATGCAGGCCAGGAGCACTTCCTGTGTTCCTTCGGCAATGGGCCCAGAAGCTGCATTGGACTTAAACTTAACGACGTCTTCCTCAAG